From one Gossypium hirsutum isolate 1008001.06 chromosome D08, Gossypium_hirsutum_v2.1, whole genome shotgun sequence genomic stretch:
- the LOC107910155 gene encoding glutathione S-transferase F6 — protein MKVHGYPLSTVTQRVLACLYEKDVEFQFVNVDMVAGEHKSPNFLPLNPFGQVPAFEEGDLKLFESRATTHYIAHEYADKGTQLLLPGSNKTMAVFQLWKEVEAHQFDPPSTKLVFELRYKPHFGMTTDTAVVEEYEAKFAKVLDVYEARLAESKYLACDHFTLADLHHLPTVQYLLGSSAKKLFDSRPHVSAWVADITARPAWSKVMGMLKQ, from the exons ATGAAAGTTCATGGATACCCTTTGTCAACAGTTACTCAAAGGGTCCTTGCTTGCCTTTAcgaaaaagatgttgagtttcaGTTTGTTAACGTAGACATGGTCGCTGGCGAGCATAAATCCCCAAATTTCCTTCCCCTCAAC CCATTTGGTCAAGTTCCAGCTTTTGAAGAAGGGGACTTGAAGCTCTTTG AATCAAGGGCAACCACCCACTATATCGCCCATGAATACGCCGACAAAGGGACCCAACTCTTGTTGCCGGGTTCTAACAAGACGATGGCAGTCTTTCAATTGTGGAAGGAAGTTGAAGCTCACCAGTTCGACCCTCCATCGACGAAGCTAGTCTTTGAGCTGCGTTACAAGCCCCATTTTGGGATGACCACCGACACGGCGGTTGTGGAAGAATACGAAGCTAAGTTTGCCAAAGTTTTAGATGTGTACGAGGCTCGTTTGGCTGAGTCCAAGTACTTGGCTTGTGACCACTTCACCTTGGCCGATCTGCATCACCTCCCTACTGTTCAGTACTTGTTGGGGAGCTCGGCCAAGAAGCTGTTTGATTCGCGGCCACATGTGAGCGCTTGGGTGGCTGATATCACTGCAAGGCCAGCTTGGAGCAAGGTGATGGGTATGCTGAAACAGTAA